In Methanobrevibacter sp., the DNA window GCCCAAAGCAAAGGCATTGCGGACAATTCTATATTGCTAGTAATCGGTACTTTGATTGGACCTATTAATTCAGCAATAATGACTAAAGCTAAAACCGTAAGATGTAATTTATAGGATTTCCAAGGTTTCTTTTTTAGAATTGTTTTATCAGTTTTGTGTCTGAACCTATTGGTTTCTTCAACACTATCGGAATTATTCTCACTAATAATGTTCCACTCCTAATAAATATTAATATTTAATATTAATAATTATTTTAAGTTATGTAGTATATAAACTAATAGTATTTTATCCTGAATATTACACAATTTAGGAACTTTTATATTAAAAAAATATATGAAAATTTCACAAAATGAGAAAAATAGCTTAAAAATAACAATAAAATATGACTATGAAAATTAATTAAAGAAGATTAATTATTCAAAACCCATTCTACAAAGTGGCTTTGACAGATGTCTTCTTGCAGAAACGGGAGTTTCATAAAATGAACCTTCTTCAAGATTTCTATCAATTTTAAACTCCACCTTATCATTATTTTTTATTTTATATCCGCATTTCTTACATTTGAAACCTTTTCCTTTTCCGGCAGATGTCATTCTTTTTCCGCATTTGCAAAGAGGGTTTTTATATTCAACATCATTCATTTCCAACAGCTGGAATTTTTCAATGTTGAATGTATTATTTTCATTAATGCCTCCAAACAATCTTAAAACATCCCCCGGCCTTAAATCCTCAACATATTTTCTAAAGCCCTTTGTAGGTTCATAGGCACCACATTCAATAGAACCTGTTTCATCAGCCACATGAAAAAACATATGTCCTCCAGCAATGATTTTAGGTAGGGTTTTAACGGTCCCTATAATCTCATAACATCCAAATTTCCTCAATTGATCAATAGAATCGGCTTTTTGAATATGCATGTCAGTATGCTGATTTGTTTTATAAATTTGACAGTCAACAATATCCTCTTCAACCTCCACCATTTCAAAGGCCTTTTTTAGTGCATCGACTGTGTTTGATCTGATGCCATACAAAACAGGGCAAGGAGTTTTCGGTTCAATGGCCATATACCCCTCAGCATAATCAATATTTTCAAATGTCTCGGGATATGTTTCCTCATCCATCCTGTAAACGGATTCCCTGACAATATTCCGTTCAGTGCCATATTTGGATTTGTCCCTATAAGCCAATAGCTCATAAGTGAAGTCCTCCAAGGGAAGAGAAATGGCTGCAATGGAACCTATAATCCCCCTGCCTTTTTTGAACTTGTGAATTTCAGCCCCAATTTTATTTGCAAAATTCTCCGCTTCATCAATTGTAATAATCTCATAGATGGCCTTGAATGCATAATCAACCATTTCAGAAGTTATTTCACCTTCATAGAAGACAACTCCCGGATTTGTATTGTCACATTCAAACATGGACAGCTCACCAACAGCATTTAAAATAATTTCCTTGGCAAGTTCAATGTCATTATCCAAAGGAATTTTAAAAGAAACACCACCATTTCCCCTAGTCTTATGTCTTGCAAAAGGATTTAATCTAATTAAACGAGGAAAACCATCAATAGAGACATTGTTTTCCTTTAATTGATTAATTATTTGGCTAGCTAGAAATGTTGTACACATACCCTCTGGAGAATCAGTATCATCAATTCCAACATGTAAAAAATTAATTAAAATCACCTTGTTTATAAATATGAAAGTTAAATATAAAAAATATTAGTATCATAAAAACATAAATTCTTAAAGAGGCCTTTACAATGCAACATAGAAATGATATGAATTCAGAGATAAACAACTTCTTAAAATCAGAAGGGTTTGAAACTTCCAATATTTATGACCATGGTGCATTTGATATTGTAGCTCGTAAAAATCTTCTAATACTTCTTGTCAAGACCTTTGGAAACATTGATGGAGTAAATAAAACAAATTCCGAAGAAATGAAACAATTAGCCAGCATATTCTTAGCTTCCCCATTGATAATTGGAGAAAAATCAAGAAACGGAAAATTGGAAGATGGAGTAATATATGAAAGATATGATATTCCAACAATTACCCTAAACACATTCAAGCATATGATTTTATATGATGAATATCCTGAAATAATAGCGGATAGAGGAGGATATTTCGTCAAGATAAATGGAAATGTATTGAAAGAGTATAGGGACAAAAATTCATTATCTTTAAAAGATTTGGCAGACATGGCTCATGTATCAAGAGCAACCATGTACAAATACGAAAATGATATGGTTAAGGTAAATACGGAAACCGCAATCATATTGGAGGAGATATTAGGTACAAAAATTACTGTTGACATAAATCTTTTAAAGCCTTCTGAAAGCAGTGAAAACCTGAAGTATAGTGATGATGAAAATACGAAAATATTGTCAAAGCTAGGATATGGAGTTATTTCAACAAACAAAAGTCCTTTTGATGCGGCCGCAAAAATCAAAAACAAGGAATCCAATCCTTTAATTGCCAATGTTGAGAAAAATAGGACTCCAAAAACATTAGAGAAAATGGCAGTTCCCTTGAAGGATTTGTCCTTAATCACATCATCCGACTCTGTATTTATAGTGGATAATGAAAAAATAAGCGAATCAATTGGAGAAATTCCAGTAATTAAATCCTGGGAATTGAATGAATTTGAAAGTTCACAAGACTTATTGAAATTAATCAAAGAAAGAAAAAACAATTAGGTGAGAGATATGGAAAATTTAAAAATCGAAGGAATGAAAGATTATCCTATAAAATGGATCTGTAACTTTAGAGGGCAAAAAGCAATTGGAGTATGTGGATACAGCCAGAAAATAGCAATGTTTGCAGCAGATCCAAGGGTTGCCGGAATAATTGAAGACATTGTAATAGGAACTGACCCTGAAGCAGAAGGTTTTGGATGTGAAGAAAAAGACAGATGCTGCAATTTTGATTGCAAATACTGTGAAATCGACGCTAAAAAATACTTGTCAATAACCGGTAAAAAACCTTCAAATAAAAATGTAAAAGAATTGGAACAAGGTTTGAAAAGCCTTAACCTTGAATTGGAATCATTGAAATACGTTCCTTTCGACAAATATGAAGTAGTGGATTGTAAGGAATAAACTTTACAAAACACTATAATTCTTTTAATGCTGTGAAATCTTCTTTTACTTCTTTTTCATTAGCTACACCAACAGTTATGAGGTCAGCTAAACCAAAATCATCCAGAAATGAGAATGCTTCCTTAGGTGTTAAAATACCTGCAGCCAATACTCTAGATGCAATTATTTTTTTATCTAATTTTAAGACCTTTTGTTTGAATTCTTCCCGTTCATTTTCTAAAAATGAAGGAAGATCCATCATATAGGCCAATTTGTTTAAAGGAATCATGTAAAAGTCGAACAAATCCAAATCAATATTGTTGGCCAACTGTTCTGTGGTTTTATTAGGAAATGAAGTGGAAATGCCTGCTAATGAATCAGTATCATTAATGGCTTCCAAAATTTCATTGTTTAAATTCCAGTCATAGCCATCAGTTATGAATTCGTCGATGAGCATTATTGGAGTTTTGAATTTTGAAAACAATTCTATATCCTCATCCCAATCAACCTCTTTAGCCACATCATAATTAGGAGCCATATAATCAACTTCTGACTTTCCGATAGTAGCTATTACATCCATATTGCAACCACTATTCAAAGCTATTTCAAAACCTTCAATAAGTGCATCATCATTAACAAGATTGATTGCCCTTACTCCCTGTTCGTATGAATCCACGATGATTTTAGCTATGTTATCGGGATTTCTGTGCAAATCCAGCTGGTATAATCTGGCCCTATGGCCAAAATAAGGCTCTCCAATAAGTGGAGCATATCCCAGAATGGTTCTGGGAATATCCTTGCCCTTATATATTAGGTCATCCTGAAAAATTTGAATCCCCTCAATCAGATTTTTCTTACAACAACAGCAGTTCCATAAGCTAAAATTTCCTGCATAACCTCAGAAATATCATTAGAATCATAACGAGCTGCAATAATAGCATTTGCACCCATTTGCTCAGCATGTTCAATCATTCTTTTTAATGCTTCATCACGGGTTTCTTCCATCATTTTAACATATTCCTTAATTTCACCGCCAAAAATAGAACGTACACCTGCAGCTATTTGACCTCCAGCACCCCTGCTTCTTACAGTCAAACCGTAAACAAACCCTTTGGTTTCTAAAATCTCATATCCTGGAATTTCATTTGAAGTTACAATTGGAAAATAATCTACAGTTACCATCATAATCACCCACTATTAATTATTTTAATTAAATTTTAAATATAAGGAGATATATAAAATTTATTGTTATCAAAATTTATGTTTATAACAATATTATAAATGGTGAAATAATGAAAGTACTTGTTGCAGATGCAATTAATGAGAAAGGTATTGAAAATTTAAAGCAAGCCGGAGAAGTTGTTGTTGATACCGACATCACTCCTGACGAATTGGCTGAAACAATCCACGAATACGACGCTATCGTGGTAAGAAGTAGAACAAAGCTTACAAAAGACATTATTGACAAAGCAGATAATCTTAAAATTATCGCAAGAGCTGGAGTAGGTGTAGATAACATCGACTTAGATGCTGCTACCGAAAAAGGAATCATGGTTGTAAACTCACCGGAATCTACTTCAATTACTGTAGCTGAACATACCATGGGCTTATTACTTGCACTTGCACGTAAATTATCCATAGCAGACAAATCTGTAAAAGATGGCAAATGGGAAAAGAAAAAATTTATGGGTGTTGAACTTAGAAACAAAACCCTCGGTGTTATTGGAATGGGTAGAATCGGTTCACAGGTAGTAAACAGATGTAAAGCATTTGAAATGGATGCAATAGTTTATGACCCTTATCTTCCAGAAGAGGTTGCAAACCAAATGGGAGTTACATTAACCGATTTGGAAACTGTTCTTAAAAATGCTGATTTTATTACAATCCACGTACCTCTTACTCCTGAAACCAAGCACTTGATTTCAGACGATGAATTTGAAATAATGAAAGATACTGCATTTATCGCTAACTGTGCTCGTGGAGGAATTATTGACGAAGATGCACTTTATACTGCATTGCTAGAAAATAAAATCGGTGGAGCTGCTTTAGATGTATATGAAGAAGAACCACCAGCAGAGGATTGTAAATTATTCGAATTGGACAACATCATTTTAACTCCACATATTGCTGCATCAACTAAAGAAGCTCAAAGGGATGCTGCAATTATCGTAGCTGATGAAATTATTGAATTAGCTAAAGGTGGAACCCCTCAAAATGTTTTAAACATGCCACGTATCGACACCAACACATATAAAAAATTAACCCCATATGTGGAGCTATGTGAGAAATTAGGTAGTTTCATTGCACAAGCAATAAGCGGTAAAATCAAAGAACTTGAAGTTGTTTACGCTGGAGAATTAGCAGAAATCGACAATATCGAAATCTTAACCAGAACCATCCTCCAAGGAGTAATTAATCCATTTTTAGGTTCCCCTGCAAATGCTGTAAACGCTCCTTTGATAGCTAAGGAAAGAGGAATTAGCATTATTGAAGGTAGAAAAAATGATGCTAAAGGTTACGGATCTTTAATCAAAGTAACTGCTAGAACCAATGAAGAAACATTCTCTGCAGTAGGAACAACCTTACACGATCCAAAAATATTAAAAGTAAACGACTACTGGGTAGACGTAAAACCAGAAGGCCACATGTTTATTGCTAAATATGAAGACATTCCTGGAAGCATAGGAAAAATAGGCACTAAACTTGGCGAACATGGAGTAAACATTGGAATTATGCAAGTCGGAAGAGAAGAAAAAGATGGCAAAGCTATCATGATTCTCACTTTAGATAAAGAAATTCCACAAGACGTAATTAAAGAAATCCAAGAATTAGAAAATGTTTACGACGCAGTCGGACTCGAATTATAAAAAACAATATAATTATTTCACCAATATTGTTTTTTTATTTTCTTCTTTTTTTAAAAAAAATATTAACTGAATTCAATCATCAAAGAATTCATCATCATCATCCTCATCAAAGAATCCCGGTTCAAAGGTTTCCCCTTCTTTTAGCACATCGTCCTCATCGAAGAAATCATCAACTTCATCCTCAACAAGATAGCTGTAGTCCCCAACAGTATAATCCATTGGATCACCGTATTTGTCATATGCCCTGAATGTTTCAAGTGAGTATGGAAGACAAACGATCATGTGGAAAACCCCATGTTTTGAAAAGGTCTTTAAGTCAGCTTCTGAAGGCTGTGCACTTGGTCCCGGATGGCAATGAACAGACCCCCAATATTTCAATGTTGGAGGAACCATTTCACTGTGAAAAACGGCACCGGTGCTGCAAGTTTCACCCGGCAAAAAAATCAATCCTGTAATATAAAGTATATTGTCTTTAATTTCACCATCAAGAAGAGCTAAAAATTCATTTGGAAAGGCTTGGGTAGAATAATATATGACAGATTCCAAAACTTCTGCATCAACCCTAACCTCATCAAATTTATTATCATCGTTGCTAAAAATCTTTGAAAGAAAAGACATGAAAATCACCTTATTAAATTATATCCATCTCATTAAAAAACCTATCTGAAAATATCGGCAGATCAAGATCCCTGTAAATATAATTTCTATAGGTGGTGTTAGGAGTCATTTCTTTTTTGTTGAATCCTGCTATTTCCTTTTGTTTTTTATAAAATCCCATTCCTCTTTTTTTCCAATTTTCAACATCGTTTAAGTTGATTCCTTCATTGAACAACATTTCATGAATATCCTTCCCTTTCAATCCTGATATTCTGTCATTTGCTTCTTTTGAAGAGTATTTGGATTTTAAAAACCATATACCATAGCCATTGACACAATTTCTCCAGGCTTCATCCTGACGCCATTTAAAGTATTCTGCAATTTCATTTTTATTTACTGGAATTACCCTACAGTCAAAGGATATTGGCTTGTATAATGGTTTTTCGAAGTAGTTGCTGTAGTTAAGGGTGAATGAGCTTGAAGTGAAACTGGCAACTACTGAATCTATTTTTTCGAGTCTTTGGTTAAATGGAATTTCATTTAAGAGAATGTTAATCTCATCAGAAAAAGTATAAACAAAAGATGGTGAAAACTCTTTTAATATGTCTTCACATACATCAGCCATCAAATTGGCGAAGTTTTCATCATAAGGTTTAATTAAATCAATTTTAGATGCAAGATTATGAAAGCTTCTACCATCTACTCTCAAAATAATAGAAGAACTTTTAGGAATTTTCAGGTCCGAATAAATTTCATAATCTTTCATTTACATTCCAACAGTTATTGTTTCATTAAAACTTTTAAGCAATTTAATTGCGGATAAAGCTGCAAGCATGCTTGTTTTAGGATTTGCAGCACAAGGATAATTCATGGTAGTGGTCTTAAACTCGCCGAAATCCCCCTTAACGGTAAGCTCATGCACATTCCTATCAACTTTTGGATCCACTATAATTTTAACGTCGATATCCCTATTACATGCCAAACTGATGGTAGCTGCCACATTAATGTTTAATGGAAATTCCTTAACAGCCTCTGAAGCCTTACCTTCAAATAAAACCTCTTCATTATCAATAAGCTTGCCTAATGATTTTGGAGATTTGCGAGTCACAAGACGTACCTCATCCAAATTAAAGTTAGCAACGGCCTTCAAACCGTCAAGACCAACCACAGCACCAGATGGAAGATGTATATGGGCCCCATTTTCTTCAGCTATCTTTAAAGCAAGAGAGTAAAAATCCTTATCCATCATTGCCCCAATACTCATAATGATCATATCAATACCATTTTCCAAAGCGATTGTCGCATATTCCTTAACGGAGTCTGGAGAAGCACATTCTAAAATCAAATCAACATCAGACAACATATCTTCAAAATTAAGAACTGCAACCCCACCTGCAATCTCAGCAAGGTTTTCAGCGCGCTCCACATCATTGTCGAAGAAATGAGAAATGTTAATATTGTTATCGCCGATGACATGTGATACAATAATATTAGCTATTGCACCACATCCAATTATCCCAACATTCATAAAAATCACTAAAATAATGTAAATAACGAAAAAATAATAAAAAAAGAAGTAATGTTAGAGGCTATAATTTTTCAGCTCTAACTCTGTGTTTTTCTTGTTTTTTTGCATTTTGATTAGATTGAGGTGTTACAGCTTCAGGAATTGGAGGTTCTCTTTTCACTTTTCTTATATCTCTTGGATTTATTAGCATGATGTCTCCAATAGCTTGAACTTTATCAAAATCAATGGTTAGCAAATCATGTTTGAAACTTCTAACTTCATCCTGTTGTTCCATCCTAAAACCATTGCTCAATAATCCCCTAAGACCGATTTCTTTTTTCTCAGGTTCTATTGCTCTTACTTGTAATTTTGAAATAGTTCCTAATCTTATATTGAGAATAACATCAGCAACACGACCTACATATTGACCTGTGATTGTGTATATATCTAAATCATATAAACTTGAAACTTTTACCATTATAACACCTACAAATAATTAAATTAAATTATTTATATTTTATTTTTCTGTTTATATAAATAGTTTATGATTAAAAAATGAAAAAAAATAAAGAAAAAAGGCAAAATCATAGAAAAATAATAATAAAAATAAATAAAAAGAAAAATTTAAACAAAAAAATAATTAAAAAAGCATAAAAATTTATAAATTTAAAAAACAAAGATTAAAACAATAAATCAAATGGAGATTATAAATTGTGGGATACAAGTAAAGATTATAGGATTTTAGTTGCAAATGAAGCACGTGAAAATTATTTAAATTTGATTCCAACAGCATCATTTAGAGGAAATTGGAATAAAAAAATGGCTATTGATACAGCAAAAACCATGAATAGTGATTTTCAATCATTACTTTACTCCTATCTCGAAGGAGATGACCTTCCAAACTCTCCAGATGTAGCAAATTTGGCCGAAAAGGCTGAAAAAATTATTGAATATTTGGGCGGTCCCGATTGGAACAAGAAGTTCCTAAATGGAGCACCTAAAGAAGACCGCAACAAGACAATAGCAAATATTGCAAAAGTCAGATTCTTTTTAGACAGCATTTTAGGTCTTAAAGACCGTTTGGCACTTGGTCCGATTCCTGATCCAATTATGGGAATCGACATTAAGGTTGGGGAAGTAATGAGTGTCATGAAACATCCTGAAGCTGATGCATTGATGATTTGTAACGTGAACCTTGGAAACAGAGCGATAACCGTTGTTACAAATGATTTGAATGTAAAAGAGGGAAATAGGGTAGGAGTTTCATTATTGCCTCCACAGGAATTTATGGAGATTACAAGTGAAGGAATGTTCTTAGGAATGAACGGAAGCATTCTAAAAGAAGTTGATGGCGAATTGGGCCAGATGCCTAAAGGAATTCCCATGGAATCACTTAATGAGACCCGTAATTTAGTAGAATCCTACTTGAAAAAATAAAAGGTTAAATTATCTTAAATTTAACCCTATCAATTTTGTTTTTGTCATATCTTCAACAGCATATTTTATGCCTTCCTTTCCAGTTCCACTATTTTTAAAACCACCAAAAGGCATGTTGTCTGTTCTGAATGTTGATTGCTTGTTTATAAATACAGAGCCTGCCTCAATCTCGTTTGCACATCTTAATGCATCCCTAAAGCTTTCTGTGTAGACTCCTGCCTGAAGGCCGTAGTCAGTGCCGTTGGCTACCTCAATAGCTTCATCGATTCCACTTACTCTAATTATTGGTGCTACAGGCCCAAATGTTTCTGATGTCACCAGATCCATTTCAGGAGTTACATAATCCATAACGGTAGGTTGGAAGAATGCATTTTCCCTTTTTCCCCCAGTTAAAACAACTGCACCATCCTTTACAGCATTATTAACTGTTTCTTCAACTTGAATAGCTGCCTTTTCACTTATAAGAGGCCCTACATCAGTATCCATACTCATAGGATCTCCCATCTTAAGCTTTCTAGTTTCCTTTGTGAGCTTTTCTGCAAATTCGTCCGCTATTGCATCTGCCACAATTACTCTTTTAACTCCCATACACACCTGGCCTGCATTTAGATATGCTCCTCTCATAACACCCAAAACAGCCTCATCAATATTTGCATCCTCTAAAACGACCAATGGATCATTACCACCCAATTCCAAAGTTATCTTTTTCATTCCAGCCCTATTTGCAATGAACAATCCTGTAGCCACGCTTCCTGTAAATGATATTTTATCAACATCAACAGAAGCTACGATTGCATCACCAACTTCCGAACCATATCCTGTCACCACATTTATTACACCATCTGGAAATTCCTCATTTACCAAATCGGCAAATTTCAAGACAGTCAATGGAGCATCCAATGGAGGCTTTACAACAACCGTATTTTTGGCAGCTATTGCAGGAGCTATTTTATGAATTGTTAGGTTCAAAGGATAATTGAATGGGGTGATTGCTCCAACAACCCCCAAAGGAATTTTTTGAGTGAATGCAAAAAATCCTTTTCCATTAATTCCAGCATCCAATGGAACGGTTTCGCCATAAATGCGCTTGGCTTCCTCCGCTGAAAGTCTTAAAGTTTCCAATGACCTATCAACCTCAACCAATGATTCTTTGATTGGCTTTCCAACTTCCTTTGTTAAAAGTTCAGCAAATTCCTGCCTATGTTCCTTTAGCTTTTCATATACTGCATATAATTTATTAGATACCTTAAATGCAGACATTTCCTGAATTGCTGATTTTGCTTCAACTGCAGATTCAATAGCCAAATCAACATTATTCAAATGAGAAATTGGAACAGTATCCACAACTTCACCATTGTAAGGATTTATAACTTCATGCAAATCATTATCTGATACCTTTTTACCGTTAATTAGCATATCCATATTATCGCCTATTCACCATCATTTAAAATAATTATTTATTTCATTTAATTTATTATTAAGCCCATTCACTTCATTGTTTTTAATATTTTTTGATAAGTCACTTAAATAATTTTTATAAAATATCAAACCAATCATTACAATTACAATCATGCCACCAATTATTAAAATCAATTCTGCTGCAACCTGACCCTTTTCATCCATTTTATCACCCCGAAATTAAAATTTGACCTGCGAAATTAGATATTATGTAAAATATTCCACAGGAAACCAGAACCAAAGGAATTGAAAATTTTATTCCCTTTTTAAAATCCCCATATAGAATTATGCTAATGATAAGACCTATTAAAAAGGAATGTATAACCAAATAAAGTTCTCCTGCAAGAGGGGCAATTGTAATAACTTCTGATGTTTTTCCAAAGCTTTCCATAAAGCTTCCATAAACACTTATCATTCCAAGAGAGAAAGGACTTGCGATTACTGCGGAAATTAGCAGAAACATCACTGCCATCATGACAGAAGATCTTCTTTCTCGCTTCAAAGCCAAAATGTCCCTTAAATCATTAGAAATGTCCATTATCACATTTGCAATCCCACCTCCACTTTTACGGCCGTCCAGAATTATCATGAAAACCCTTTCAATCTCTTTTGATTTTAAACGTTTGCACATGGCAATCCAACATTCATCAAAATTCCCTCCCATTTTAATTTCTATCAACGTTCTTCTCATCTCGTCATACAATGGACCAGATCCGTATTTAGACATATCCTCCATTGCGCTTTCAAAGCTCAAACCCACTTTCAATATACTGGCCAGCTGCCTTAAAAAGTCAGGAGCGGAATTTTCAATTTGGCTGATTCTACGCTCTTGCCTCAACATTGAAAAAGCATAAAATGCCCCAATTATGAAAAATGGAGCTATAAGAATGACTAAAGAGAATTTTAAAAATAAGATTAAAATAATCAGAACAAATTCCATTGATAAAAATAAAAAAATAAAATAAGATAAAAGTTTTATTGGATCAACAATAATGTCTGAAGAAAGTAAAAATTCCTGAAATCTTGATAATTGCTTTTCAGGAAGTTTATTTTCCAAAAATATTGATATGAATGAAATAATTTTAAGTTCCATGTATTTACTAAGTTTTTAAATGATTTAAAGACTTAGTTGGAAATTAAATCAATTATTCAATCACAAGTGGCAATTTACCCAATATTCTAGCCTTGTTGTCGATAGCTACAGTATCCTCCAACCTAACACCAAACTCCCCTTCAAGATAGATTCCAGGTTCTACTGTCATAACCATGCCTTTTTCAACAATTGTTTTGTCTTTAGATGAAAATGAAGGGGATTCATGAATATCCAAACCTAAACTATGACCTGTTGAGTGAATAAAATTATCGCCATAACCATATTCAGATATGATGTCACGTGCAATCTTATCCACCTCCCAACATTCCATTCCTGGCTTGATTTTATGAATGGTCTTATTATGAGCTTCAGCTACAATATCAAAAATTTCATGCTGTTTTTCTGTGTAAACCAAAGTCCTTGTATTGTCAGAGCAATAGCCATTGTATTTAGCTCCCCAGTCTATTAGAACAGGATTTGTTATTTTATCAGGTGTGGGAACAGCATGAGGTAAGCTGGAATTGGCACCGCTTGTTAGAATTGTTTCAAATGATGGTTCTGATGCTCCGTTTTCACGCATATATTTATCCAGTTCAAAGGCCACCATATTTTCCTGTGCACCATATTCATGTTTTTCGATGATTTTAATTTGTCTGAAAGCCTGCTGTGCAATTTCAGTAGCCTCCTCTATTTTAAAAATCTCTTTTGGACTTTTGATTGCTCTTTGTTTATTTACAAAATCCACGGCAGATATGTCAAAATCATCCCTGAATTTCTCATAAGTGCCGTATTCCAAGGACGGTTCTATAGCCAGCTTTTTAATTGATTTTCTTAAATCATCAATCATGCTGGAAAATGATTCGAACTCTTTTATTTCAATGGTTGAAT includes these proteins:
- a CDS encoding lactaldehyde dehydrogenase; amino-acid sequence: MDMLINGKKVSDNDLHEVINPYNGEVVDTVPISHLNNVDLAIESAVEAKSAIQEMSAFKVSNKLYAVYEKLKEHRQEFAELLTKEVGKPIKESLVEVDRSLETLRLSAEEAKRIYGETVPLDAGINGKGFFAFTQKIPLGVVGAITPFNYPLNLTIHKIAPAIAAKNTVVVKPPLDAPLTVLKFADLVNEEFPDGVINVVTGYGSEVGDAIVASVDVDKISFTGSVATGLFIANRAGMKKITLELGGNDPLVVLEDANIDEAVLGVMRGAYLNAGQVCMGVKRVIVADAIADEFAEKLTKETRKLKMGDPMSMDTDVGPLISEKAAIQVEETVNNAVKDGAVVLTGGKRENAFFQPTVMDYVTPEMDLVTSETFGPVAPIIRVSGIDEAIEVANGTDYGLQAGVYTESFRDALRCANEIEAGSVFINKQSTFRTDNMPFGGFKNSGTGKEGIKYAVEDMTKTKLIGLNLR
- a CDS encoding class III signal peptide-containing protein; this translates as MDEKGQVAAELILIIGGMIVIVMIGLIFYKNYLSDLSKNIKNNEVNGLNNKLNEINNYFK
- a CDS encoding type II secretion system F family protein, translated to MELKIISFISIFLENKLPEKQLSRFQEFLLSSDIIVDPIKLLSYFIFLFLSMEFVLIILILFLKFSLVILIAPFFIIGAFYAFSMLRQERRISQIENSAPDFLRQLASILKVGLSFESAMEDMSKYGSGPLYDEMRRTLIEIKMGGNFDECWIAMCKRLKSKEIERVFMIILDGRKSGGGIANVIMDISNDLRDILALKRERRSSVMMAVMFLLISAVIASPFSLGMISVYGSFMESFGKTSEVITIAPLAGELYLVIHSFLIGLIISIILYGDFKKGIKFSIPLVLVSCGIFYIISNFAGQILISG
- a CDS encoding Xaa-Pro peptidase family protein, whose translation is MELHIKNILNDMEKDGYDGYLLANFSNIQYLSNYKPTSFAFAVIKENPVIYTSKMDLEIANRDSTIEIKEFESFSSMIDDLRKSIKKLAIEPSLEYGTYEKFRDDFDISAVDFVNKQRAIKSPKEIFKIEEATEIAQQAFRQIKIIEKHEYGAQENMVAFELDKYMRENGASEPSFETILTSGANSSLPHAVPTPDKITNPVLIDWGAKYNGYCSDNTRTLVYTEKQHEIFDIVAEAHNKTIHKIKPGMECWEVDKIARDIISEYGYGDNFIHSTGHSLGLDIHESPSFSSKDKTIVEKGMVMTVEPGIYLEGEFGVRLEDTVAIDNKARILGKLPLVIE